The genomic window CGCCGAGGCGGAGCGGGCCCTGGAGCGGGCCCGGGGCGAGGCCAACATCCTGATCCTCAAGGCCCAGCTCAGCCCGCACACCCTCTTCAACGCCCTGAACGCCATCGCCGCCCTCATCCCGGGAGATCCCGCCGGGGCGGAGGCCGCGGTGGAGACCCTCTCGGCCTTCCTGCGCCGGATGCTGGAGGCCCTGGGCCGGGACCGCTGGACCCTGCGCGAGGAGTTCGACCTCATCGGGCTCCTGCTGGACCTGGAGCGCGCGCGGTTCGGGGACCGCCTCGCGGTGCGCCTGGACCTGCCCGAGGCCGAGGCGGACCGGGAGATCCCGCCCCTGCTCCTGCTGCCCCTCGTGGAGAACAGCCTGAAGCACGGCTTCCGGCCCAAGGTTGGGCCTTGCGTCCTCAGCGTCTCGGCGGACGCGACCGGGGTGAGGGTGGAGGACGACGGCGTGGGCCGGGCCCCCGGCGCGCCCGCGGGGGTGGGCCTGGCGGCGGTGGGCAGCCGCCTCGCGGCCGTGGGCGGGGTCCTGGAGTGGCCCGAGGCCCGGGCCGGCTGCGTCGCATGGGTGCGGCTGTGCCCCTGACCTACGCCCTGGTGGAGGACGAGGCCCCGGGGCGCCTGAGGCTGAAGTCCCTGCTGCGCGAACTCCGCCCGGGCTCGGTGTGCCTGGCCGAGGCGGAGGACGGCGGGGCGGGGCTGCACCTGCTCCGCATGTGCCGCCCCGACGTGCTCTTCCTGGACATCGAGTTCCCCCCGGCCGGGGCCTTCGGCCTCCTGGAGCAGGCCGCGGCCGAGGGGCTCCCCCTGCCGCCGGTGGTGTTCGTCACCGCCTTCGCCGACTACGCGGTGGAGGCCTTCCGCTGGGCGGCCTGGGACTACCTCCTCAAGCCCGTGGCGCGGCCCCGCCTGGAGGAGACCCTCGCCCGCGTCGAAGCGCGCCTCGAGCCCGCCCGGGACCTCGCCCCGTTGCTCCAGGCCCTGGCCGCCACCCGCCGCCAGGAGGCCCCGGAGCGCTTCACCGTGCAGGCCAAGGGCGGCCTGCGGGTGCTGGCCTGGGCCGACGTGAGCCATCTGGTCACCGAGAACCGGCTGCTCTTCGTGCACACCCCGGAGGGGCGCTTCATGCTGGGCCGCACCCTGGAGGAGCTGGAGACGCTCCTGCAGCCCGCCTTCTACCGCTGCCACCGGGGCGCCATGGTGGCGCTGGCCCGGGTGCGGGAGCTGCGGGCCGAGGCCGAAGG from Geothrix sp. 21YS21S-2 includes these protein-coding regions:
- a CDS encoding sensor histidine kinase, with protein sequence MDDRSPNSIRKAPLRWLLKAVPLGLLSGLPFALLQTPMTPRRTLVSCLVGLIFTLVMWSGLELGSAWVRRAGPSLVSVQLRWLLLFTALFGACGLLVRPVLGVNLFHNAGAALLSYLLGFSISSSIVTYHTARSLAEAERALERARGEANILILKAQLSPHTLFNALNAIAALIPGDPAGAEAAVETLSAFLRRMLEALGRDRWTLREEFDLIGLLLDLERARFGDRLAVRLDLPEAEADREIPPLLLLPLVENSLKHGFRPKVGPCVLSVSADATGVRVEDDGVGRAPGAPAGVGLAAVGSRLAAVGGVLEWPEARAGCVAWVRLCP
- a CDS encoding LytTR family DNA-binding domain-containing protein, with the protein product MPLTYALVEDEAPGRLRLKSLLRELRPGSVCLAEAEDGGAGLHLLRMCRPDVLFLDIEFPPAGAFGLLEQAAAEGLPLPPVVFVTAFADYAVEAFRWAAWDYLLKPVARPRLEETLARVEARLEPARDLAPLLQALAATRRQEAPERFTVQAKGGLRVLAWADVSHLVTENRLLFVHTPEGRFMLGRTLEELETLLQPAFYRCHRGAMVALARVRELRAEAEGNGEVRLDTGDRVPVSRDRMAGLRRRLG